In the genome of Thermoproteus tenax Kra 1, the window ATTGACTTGAACGCCGCCGCCAACGTTGTACCACTGGTCGACGAAGACGTAACGGCCGCCGACCAACGTCCCGTTGGAGAGCTGGCGATAGCCCAGCCAAGTCCAGCTAGTCCAGGTGCTGGGGATATAGGCCAGTGTTATTATTTGTCTCGGTTTCCCTGACGCGTCCACGAAGGTTATGCTAGGGCTCACTTGGCCATTAACAGCGAAGGCGAATGCGTACACGGGCATCCCGCCGTCCGGCGCAAGCCCCACTCCCTTAAGGTTGTAGATCACCAGAGAGAAGTTATATGTCGCAAGCGTGGAGTTACCGACCAAGGCGTAGGTCCCCGGTCTTATTACTACGATGAGGGGACCCAGCCTGAGCGTGGCGCCCTTTGTGGCGTTGACGACTGTGGAGCTTGCAGAGACAGGCACTAACTCAGGCGTAGTAGTAGGGACGACCGTCTGAGTGTAGGTCTGGGTCACCGTCTGAGTATAGGTCTGTGTGGTAGTTGTGCTCTGGATCACCGTCTTGCTCGGGGCTGCATAGTAGCCTGCGATGAACGCAATTACGGCGACTACCACCGCCACTATTATTGTGGTAGTTGTTTTAGTCATGACGTCTCCCCGTTGTACACATAAGTACTTTTTCCAAAAATATACCCAAATTTTTTCCAACTAAAAGATTTCTATGTTTAAGACAATAGGAAGCCCAGAGGCCAACCTTTCCATGATCAGCCTAGCTAGATCGATGATATATACCTGTCTCACGGCGTAAAGAGCCCTGGCGCCTAGACATGCCAAGCTCCTAGCGCCGTGGCGGGGAGGCGGTAGAGCCACTGGCACGTTGCGCCAAGTGATTCCGTCCACCGACACCCATATAGGCTTGTTCGAGACCTCATGGACAGCCAGATATCCTCCGCATCGGCCCACTGCGTGGGTGTACCCAGTGGGCCCTCTGCTCATGTTGAATGTCTCTAGGTCCTTGGTGTAGTATACACCGGTGGACGTCGCTATGAATAACCTCCCTAGGTCTGAGAGTAGCGCGTGTAGTTCCCCCCTGAATTTAACGGGGCGGAGCTCGCTCAGATCTGCGCCGGCTAGCAGATTGCCCTCCTCAACTGAGGCGACGAGCCTATCTTTAAATAAAACGATGTCGCTAATATGGGCCGGCCCTCTCTTATACCTCCACCCTAGCTCATCCGCATATCCGGTCAAATCGGCGACCTTTGCGCCGGATACGGCGTCTACCAGCACGGGCCCTTCCAGCGATGCGATTAAATTATCGCCCAATTTAACGAGTCTCCAACACCCCCCGGGCGAAATCCTCCTCAACTGTCTCCCTTTGACTTCGTAGACGCCATGGGCGGGGGAGCAAACGTAAAGATGCCCCTCGAACAAGGCCGCGTCCACCACCTCCAAGTCGGGACAGCATATCCTGTGGGCTCCGCCAGTAGGGATGAGCTCGTAGACGCCCCCCTCGGTGGCCAGAAAAATCCTGTGCATATCAATTCACAAATAGATAAAGATATAACTATTTTATTAACTCTAAATAAACTTCAGGCGCCTTGAATCCGACCTTCCTATGCGACCCATCACAGTAGGGCTTTTTCGACGAGGCGCCGCAACGACATAGATGGACGAAAGGTTTGCCGTCAATGAGAACCTCGTTTGGGCCGTCCTCTATTGAGCGCACAGCGACTTTCACCATACGTCAGCCCTCGATTCCTATTTTTAAATTGTCTGTTTTTATAATAAAACTCTATTAATATTAATTGATATTTATTTTTTAAGTGCAAACAATACAAAACCGACCACTAAAACAATGAAGCCTATAAACCCTAAGCCCAGCGACACCAGAGTCGCGAGTAGCGCGTTGGTCAACGACTGGCCTATCGGTATAGCCGCGTACTTGATGTAGACGTAGTTTGTGTGGTTGTTCACAAGGTATACTGTCACATTGGGAGCCACAGCGATCGCAGTTATATTGTCAACATTGCTCTCCACTACAGGCGACGAGGTGCCCGACTGGTAAACATATATGTGCTCTGATGAGTTAATTATGAGTATAACTGGATTTGGGAAAACAAGGCTGACGTTTTCGCCCGGCTTCAATGTCACCGCCTCGCTTTTGTTCAACTGGCCCAACGCCTCGTTGACTACAAAGTTCAATTGTTTTGTCGGAGACGCCACAAGGAAGAGAGCTACGGCGATTGCCACCAGTATGGCGCCGGCAATTATCACAAACAACGAGGCCCTCATGGACGCATCGATTAAAGCTTGTTATAAATTTTTAACACAATTCGTATCAAAGATATTTTTATACAATTCATTACAAACTTAAATTAAATTTTATAAATTTTATTTATTTATATTATAGTTAATTATACAAATATTGAGTATCAAGCTTTCTTGCGGCCGCCGGCGCCGGGCCACGGGCACATATGTCGCACTGGGCATACATCGCACCTAGGCCTTTGCGCTCTGCAATAGTCTCTCCCAAACTGGATCAGCTTCAGATGGATCTCTAAGTATCGTGTCGGCGGGAAATTTTTGCGGAACCACTCGCTTATTTCGCGATAGCTCTTGCCTATGCTCCAACGCGCGGCGATCCTTTTTATGTGGGTATC includes:
- a CDS encoding CDGSH iron-sulfur domain-containing protein, whose protein sequence is MVKVAVRSIEDGPNEVLIDGKPFVHLCRCGASSKKPYCDGSHRKVGFKAPEVYLELIK